From Parasteatoda tepidariorum isolate YZ-2023 chromosome 1, CAS_Ptep_4.0, whole genome shotgun sequence, one genomic window encodes:
- the LOC107454138 gene encoding uncharacterized protein — protein sequence MFKSKTKSTKDSDDAKVTKKIVTEKVETTGGIQTKTTTITCTKDDFDSAFKTLDLDPKKFHSGGTSVTRQIIYTDSSGKKEVIEETVETYDSPEKSEKPKNGSESKSFAQKLGLNLGKSDTTKSSEPKAAKTATVKPGQFEKECLEAHNEYRKVHGVPILTLSKEICAYAKEWADHLATTDRFEHRKEHKYGENIYMKWSSDPNHQVTGREAVDSWYSEIKDFTFGQEPKTLKSGHFTQVVWKESQKLGVAWARSKSGKILVVANYDPKGNFVGHFAQNVPPKKK from the exons ATGtttaaatcgaaaacaaaatcaACTAAGGATTCGGATGACGCAAAG GTAACAAAGAAAATTGTTACCGAAAAAGTAGAAACAACAGGTGGAATACAGACCAAAACGACCACAATCACCTGCACGAAAGATGACTTTGATTCTGCGTTCAAAACCTTGGACCTTGATCCCAAAAAGTTCCATTCAGGGGGGACCAGCGTCACCCGCCAAATCATATACACAGATAGTTCTGGTAAAAAAGAAGTCATCGAGGAAACGGTTGAAACGTATGACAGCCCGGAGAAATCCGAAAAACCCAAAAATGGTTCAGAAAGCAAATCTTTTGCTCAAAAGCTTGGACTCAATCTCGGCAAATCTGATACTACCAAGTCTTCTGAGCCAAAGGCAGCGAAGACAGCCACTGTAAAGCCTGGCCAGTTTGAAAAAGAGTGTTTGGAGGCTCATAATGAATATCGAAAAGTTCATGGTGTACCGATTTTGACTTTATCAAAAGAA atttgcGCCTATGCAAAAGAATGGGCAGATCATTTAGCTACTACTGACCGATTCGAACATCGCAAAGAACACAAATATGGTGAAAACATTTACATGAAATGGAGCTCAGATCCTAATCACCAAGTTACAG GCAGAGAAGCTGTTGACAGCTGGTATAgtgaaattaaagattttacttttgGGCAGGAGCCAAAGACATTGAAATcag gtcatTTTACACAGGTTGTTTGGAAAGAGAGTCAGAAGCTAGGAGTTGCCTGGGCTCGAAGCAAATCAGGAAAAATTCTTGTGGTTGCCAACTACGATCCCAAAGGAAATTTTGTCGGTCATTTTGCACAAAATGTACCACCAaagaaaaagtag